ATTTTATGTTTGCTATTCTGTTGGTTTTTTGTACTTTTTCAAGTAGCTTAATTTTATTTTTTGACTTAAGCTCATCTTCTAGAGCATCATTAACTTCAAAAAGCTTGATAATGTCTTTTTTTCTTTCACTAATTATTAAAATTATTTCATTAATGCCTGAATCTAGTGCTTCATCAACAAGTAAATCAAGAGATGGTCTATTTAAAATTGGAACTAACTCTTTGTGCACTATTTTAGTCATAGGTAGAAATCTTGTGCCTCAACCTGCTGCTGGTATTATTAATTTTTTAACTTGTTTAATCATTATTTTCCTCCAAATGAATTGCAATTCAAATTGAATCAGTGCTTGTATTTAAAACTTTATGGCGTTGATTTGAATTTATCCTTAAACAATCGCCCTGCTTTAGGTTATATATTTTATTATTGCTATCTAATATTTTTGCTTCACCTTTTATCAAAAACGCTAACTCAATATTGTTTTCTTCTAGCCAATTTGTTGAGGCATTTTTTGAGTAAATAATTTCAACACGATTTTTACCAGAATCAATTATTTTATGAGTATATTCTTCACCATTATTGATATTTAGGGTTTGTAACAATTCTATGAAATTACATTCAATATTTATATTAGATTTCATAGTTTTAATTATAAATTATTTATCATATAGAAATAAAAAATAAGCTTACGCTTATTGGTCAATTTAATGAAATGGTGCGAACGAATGGACTTGAACCATCGACCTCACGATTATCAGTCGTGTGCTCTAACCAGCTGAGCTACGCTCGCATATATGTTGCGGCAATATTATACCGCAACTTTTTAATTTTGATATAAAAAAATAAAATTAACGTTTTGAGAATTGACGTGAACGACGAGCTTTACGAAGACCAGGTTTTTTACGTTCTTTAACACGTGCATCACGAGTTAACATTCCCGCTGGTTTTAATTTAGCTCTGTATGAGTCACTTGCAAGTAATAATGCACGAGAAATTCCTAAACGAATTGCTCCGGCTTGGCCACTTAGTCCACCACCACGAACATTAACTGTAATGTCAAATGTTCCTTTTGTGTCAGTTAAAACTAGTGGTTGTTCAGCATCTTGAATAAATAAGTCAGAAGCTAAATATTCTCTTGCGTCACGACGGTTGATAACAAATTTACCTTTTCCAGGTCTTAAGATAACACGAGCTGTAGAACTTTTACGACGTCCTAAACCACGATATTCAATAACATTTTTAGTAGCCATATTATTTTACCTCTAGACTTTCTGGTTGTTGTGCAGCGTGCTTGTGTTCTGGGCCTGCATAAACAAATAGGTTTTTAATTTGTTTGTTACCTAATTTTGTATGAGGTAACATACCGGCAACTGCTTTTTGAACTAATGCAGTTGGTTTTTTAACTCTTAATTTTCCGGCAGTAATACTTTTTAGCCCACCTGGGTAACCTGAGTGGTGGTAGTAAATTTTATCTTCTTCTTTATTTGCTGTAAGTACAACTTTTTCAGCATTTATAACAATTACATAATCACCCATGTCAGCATTAGGGGTAAATGTTGGTTTGTTTTTTCCTCTTAGAATTGATGCCACTGTAGCAGCTAGACGACCTAAAACTTGTCCTTCTGCATCAACAACGTATCATTTTTTGTTTGCGTTTTCTCTATTAACAATAGTTGTTTGTCTCATTGTTTTCTCCTCAATTTTTACTTTAGCAATGCTAAATCGTTAACGGGATTTTTTTACTGGATTTTTATTCGTCGAACCGAATATTATATCGTTTGAGCGACACAGCTCAATCGGTATAAATTAACTATACAATAAAATATTAAATATAGAAGAAGAAAATTGAATTTTTTTTGCAAATAAATGGCAGTTTTCAATTTTGCAATAAAATTAAGTTATGAAACACCTTCGCAATCAATTTCCAATGGCTAAAAAAATTGTTTATTTAGACAGTGCTGCACTGGTTTTAAAGCCAAATGATGCAATTAAAGCGGTGAATAATTTTTATAAAAATTACTCAGTAAGTGTTAGAACATCTAATTCGCCACTTGGAATAAAAAATGATTTACTAATTAAAAATCTTCGTCAAAAAGTTTCGAAACTTTTATTGACAAATTTAGAGGAAACATCAATAATTTTTACAAGCGGAACTACAGCTTCTTTAAATAATTTCGCCCAAATGTATTCAAATTCTATTGAAAAAGGTGATGAGATTTTATTATCTGCACATAATCATTCTTCAAACTTTATTCCTTGAATAGAAGTTGCTAAATTAAAAAATGCAACAATAAAAGTTTCGCAAAATATCATTGAGGATATTAATAAAAATACGAAAATTATTGCACTTAGCCAAATAACAAATAATTTTCATATCGATTTTGATTTAAATGAAATTTATGCAAAAGCTCAAAAATATAATGCCATTGTTGTAAATGACGCTGCACAAGCGATAGTTAATGAACAAGTGTCGATGCAAAATGCTGATGTTGTTGCGTTTAGCGCAAATAAATTTTATGGGCCTACGGGAGTTGGGGTTTTAGCAGTCAAAAATAATTTACTTAAAAAACTATCTCCTAATATTTATGGCGGTGGTTCAGTTTTAGGGATTGCTAAAGATTGTAATTGAATCCAAAACAACTCTATTGAAGGATTTGAACCTGGCACTGCAAACTTTGCTGGTTTACATATGTTTGATGCAGCTTTAACATTTTTTAATCAAAATATTGGTTATGAAAAGACAAATAAAATAATTAGAGATTTGTCTAATTACACTCATAAAATATTGAAAAAAGTAAAAAATATTGAAGTGTATTCTAAACCAGGCGATCACATTGTTTTATTTAATATTAAGCAGCATGATTCACACGATGTTGCGCATTATTTAGGTACTCAAAATATTTATGTTCGCTCCGGTGTTTTCTGTGCTCATTATTTAAAAAATATATATAATGAGAATTCGTATGTAAGAGTATCTTTAGGAATATATAATAATAAAAAAGATATCAAAAGACTTGTTGAAGCTTTAAATAATGGAGGTGATTTCATTGTCATATAATCAAAATCAAAGAAGAGAAATTATAATGTCTCATTATGTGAATCCAATTAACAAAAAAGAATTAAATGGGGAATATTTTGAAAAACATGGTCAAGCCTGCGCTGATTATTTGAAATTTAATTTTTCAATAAAGGATGATAAAGTTGTTGACTTATTTTTCGAAGGCAAGGGTTGTGCATTTATGATTGCTTCAACCGACATATTCATCGAGTTAGTGAATGGTAGAAAAATTTCCGAAATCATTGAAATAATAAACGTTTATGAAAATTTTTTAAGTAATGGCGGAGATGATAAAATTGAAGAAAAATTAGGTAAATTATCTATTTTTAAAAATGTATTAGACCATCCGAACCGCTTTTATTGTGCAACTATGATGTCAAGCGTTTTAAAAGAAAAGATTGTTAATGAGTAAAATAATTTTTCATATTGATTTTGATTCATACTTCGCAAGCGCGCACAGAGTTTTAAATCCTCAATATGACGGAAAACCAATTGCAATTAGTAATAAAAAATTAAAAAGATCTATTGCCTCTTCAATCAGTTATGAATTAAAAAATAAGGGAGCTAAAACAGGTTGGCCTATTTATAAGATATTAGAAGTTGAGCCAAACACAATATTTATTGAACCCAATTTTGATCTTTATATAAATTTATCTAACAAAATATTCGATTTTTTGGCGGAAAATTATTCAAAAAATATCGAAGTATATTCAATTGACGAATGCTGAATGGATGTTAGTGATATTTGCAATGAAGATAATGCGGTTTTACTTGCTAAAAAAATGCAATTAGAAATTAAAAATAAGTTTAGAATACCAATATCAATTGGAATTTCACATAACAAATTTATGGCCAAAATGACAACAGGTTTGGCAAAACCTTTTGGAATTATGTACACAAAATTCAATGATATACCAACCAAAATTTGACCTTTGGATATAAGCGAATATTTCGGAATAGGAAAATCAACCGCTCGAAAACTTAAAGATATCGGCATAACTACCATTGGAAAACTGGCATCATCAAATAAATTTGACCATGATTTATTCAATATTTGAAGATCTCAAACTATTTTTTTTATAAACCAGTCGCGAGGCATAAGTTCAGATAATTTAAATTATGAACACAATGACTTAAAATCAATTTCTAACGAGTTAACTTTTATGTCAATTGATCTTGACGAGCGAGACCAAATTTACAAAATTATCTATAATTTGTGTCAAAAAGTTGCATTAAGAGCCTACAATCGCAATGCATTAGGATATGTTATTACTGTTTCAGTTCGCTCAACAAATAGAGTTTGAACAAGAAAACAAATAACACTTGATTATCCAACAAATGATTTAAATTTTATTTATGAAAAAGCTAGAATTCTTTTTAATCAATTATTTAATGAAGAATATATACGTGGAGTTGGGGTTAAACTTTCAAGACTTGTAAATGAGTTTGATGTTTCTAAAAAAATTAGCTTATTTGAAGATGAAAATATTGACAATTCTAATAAATTAAAAAATATAATAAAAGATATAAATTCAAAAATGAATAAAAAAGTTATTAAAACTGGTGATGAATTTGTTAGAAATAAAACTAAGGAAAACATTCAAAATAGATATCTTAGCGAAGATATGAAAAAGGGGTAAAAAATGAGAATAGCTTTGTTTGGGGGTAGCTTTAATCCAATTCATAATGGCCATATAAAAATTGCCCAATTTGCCTATAATGAATTGAAATTAGACAAATTAATATTTATTCCAGCAGCAACAAACCCATTTAAAAAGAAGCAAAAAAATGAATCATCAGAGCACAGAATAAATATGATTAAATTAGCAATAAGTAGTTGTGGTGAAAATTTTGAAGTTTCGGAATTCGAAACAAAAAAAGGTGGAATCAGCTACACTTATGAAACAATTAGATATTTTAAAAACAAACATCCTAAAGATGAATTATTCTTTATCTTAGGTTCTGATTGTTTACCTACGTTGCATAAGTGAGAATTCATCGAAGAAATGACACAATCTGCACAGTTTGTTGCATTTAAGCGTTCAACTAAAATCGATAAAAATAATGTTAAAAAATTTAAAATTTTAACCTTAAAAAACCCAATTTATGAAGAATCTTCAACATCAGTTAGAAGAGGAAATTTAAGTTACACTAATGAAAATGTTAATAAATATATTGGTGAAAATAAACTTTATGCAAAAGAAATAATACACTCGATTTTAAGTGCTTTAAGAGCAAAACATTCTGTTGCTGCTGCTGAATTTGCTGGAAAACTTGCAAAAGTGCATGGACTGAGCTATAATCAAGGATATTATGCTGGTTTATTTCATGATATTTGTAAGGAAGTTCCTGAAGAAAATGCAAGGGAATTTATCAGTAGTTTTGGTCTAAACGGGTTTGATAAACAAATCTATCCTCGTCATAAACTTCATCAAGTGTGTGGTTCACTATGGGTTGAACACATTTATAGGATCAATGATCTAGATATAATTCAAGCAATCAAAGTTCATACAACACTAGATCTTAATTTGACTGTCTTGGATAAAATTTTATTTATTGCAGATAAAATTTGTGATGGCAGAGCTTTTAAAGGTGTTCAAAAGTTGAGAAAACTTTGTCTTGAAGACCTTGAATTAGGGTTTAAAGAAGTTGTTAAAACTAACTACGAATATAATTTAGATAAAGGTGTTGTTTTTGACGAAAATCAATTAGAAATATATAAAAAATGGATGAATTAGTATGGTAAATGAAAGAATTCAAAAATTAATAGCGCAATCTGGCAAATACTCTCGAAGAGAAGCTGAAAAATTGATTGAAAATGGCAAGGTTAGAGTGAATGGAAAGGTTGCACAACTTGGAGATAAAGCAACTATAAACGATGCAATTTATGTCAATAATAAAAAAATAGATTTAGTGAATAATAAATTAGTTTACTATGTTCTAAATAAACCAAAAAAAACAATAACTAGCCTTAAAGACCAATTTAATCGTCAAACCGTTGTTGATTTAGTGCCTAATGATTATAGAGTTGTTCCAGTTGGCAGACTAGATTACAATACAACTGGTACCTTGATTTTAACTAATGATTTAGAAATTGTTAATAAACTAACTCATCCAAAGTATGAAATTCCTAGAACATATCGTGCAAGAATTGATGAACCTCTAACACTAAAACAATTTAACCAATTGAATTCAGGAATAGTTGTAAACGGTAAAATATCAAATCAAATAGTTGACCAAATAGAAAACAAAAGTTACCTTGTTACATTGAATGTCGGTTCATACCATCATGTTAAAAAACTTTTTGAAGCATTAGGTAGAAAAGTAATAAATCTTAAAAGAGTTAGTTATGCTAATATAAATGTAGAGACAATGCCAGAAGGCACTTACCGAGACTTAACATTTAAAGAATTAAAAGACCTAAAAAATATAATTAGGTTACAAGAAGAAAAGTTATCAAAAAAATAAAGCGATTGCTTTATTTTTTTGCGTTAATTATCTCAAGAACATTTTTTACTTCTTCAATTGAATTTAGAATAAATCCGGAAGAATTATGGTGCCCACCTCCGCCAAATATTTTAGCAATTTCATTGACATCAAAGCTTGATGTTGACCTAATTGAACAACGGTATAATCCTCTTTTATCTTTAAGAACAGCTAAATTAACTTCTGAATTTGATATATTTAAAAATTGATTAACTAAAGGTCTTACTATATCATTTGAAATGATTTTTTCACTAATAATGTAACTTACAATTCCCTCAGTTTTAATTGTTGAAATAGTATTATGGATTATTTGCTTTTCTTCGTTATTTAATTTAATGCTGTTAATTGCTTTTTTATAATCAACACCTTTTGTCATAATTCAGGACATAACATCAAATGTTTTTGAACTTATATTTCGCTCAGTGAAATTATTTGTGTCTGTTAATATTGCAATGGTCATGGCTTGTAAAGCTAATTGATTAACTTTTAAATTTAACTCAATAACCATTTCTGCCAACAATTGACCAGTGGCGGGCCAATAATCACCTCCAATCCCAAACATAAATTGGTCTTCCTCAGGGTGATGATCAAATTTTAATGAATGAATAGGTTCAACTCTTTGATCGAAAACTCGTTTTTTATTGCAAGTATCAACCACAATTTTTAATGATTTATCAAAAAAATCTTTATCCACTAAGTCCAATTTATTTGGGAATAAAAATTCAAGATTCCGCGGACAATCCCCTCCTGATATTTCCACTTGTTTTGTTTTTTTGCTATTTAGTAAAATTATTTCCCTTAGCGCAATCGACGATCCAATAGTATCGCCATCTGGGTTTTTGTGAGTGAGCAATGTTATATATTCATTTTCAAGTATGTATTGTCAAAATTGAGTAAATTTTTGTTTCATATAATAATTATAAATTAAGTATTTTGAATTAATTTTTTTATTTATTTTCCCAATTCAATAGTAAAGTCTATTCAAAAAAATATTTTTTTATAAATATATAAATATTTATCTTAGTTTATAATTTCTTATGCAATACATAAAGACAGTAACTGTGAAAGCTTAATTTGTTACCGAGTGTATATTCTACATTGTCATTTAATCATTAGGTATTGCATTATTAATTATGAAAGGGGGGACACCTTTATGCAATTTAAAGAATCAAAATTTAAATTAGCTAAAAAAGAACTAAGCAAAGAAATAGCTTCTAAGTTATCAAAAGCTAAAGCACTTGTTGTTGCTGAGTATCGTGGTTTAACAGTTCAAGATTTAACACAATTACGTGTTGAAGCTAAAAAAGTTGGCATCGAACTAGTTGTTTTCAAAAACCGTATTGTTAAGTATGCGCTTGAAGGCACAGGTTATGAAGCACTAGCTGACCACTTAGTAGGACCAAACATTTTTGCATTTAGCAACGAAGATGAGTTAGCTGCTGCTAAAGTTCTACACAAATTTGCTAAAACAAATAAATTATTAGTATTAAAAGCTGGTATCTTTGAAGGCAAAGTTATTGATGCTAAAGGAGTTGCTGAGGTTGCTACTTTACCAAACTATGAAGAAGCACTTGGAATTCTTGCACGTTCACTTATCGCGCCTTTACAACAACTATCCCTTTCTTTAAAACTTTACAGTGAAAAAGAAAGTGAATAATTAATTTAAATTAATAATTGAAAGGAAAAATATTATGGCTAAATTAGAAAAAGACACATTTATTTCTGCTTTAAAAGAAATGTCAATTAAAGAAGTTATGGAATTAGTTGAAGCAATGAAAGAAGAATTTGGAATTGACCCATCAGCTGTTGCTGTTGCCGCTGCTCCTGCTGCTGCTGAAGCTTCTGAAGAAAAATCAACTGTAAACGTTGTTATTACAGCTGACAATGGTAAAAAATTAGCTATTGTTAAAGTTGTTAAAGAAACTTTAGGATTAGCTCTAATGGATGCAAACAAATTAGTTTCTGCACTTCCAGCAACTGTTAAAGAAAATGTTTCAAAAAACGAAGCTGAAGAACTTAAAGCAAAACTAACTGAAGCTGGTGCTACAGTAGAATTCAAATAATTTCATTATCAATAATCAATCTCGCTTGTCGAGATTTTTATTTTTTAAAATATTGATTTTAATTTTATTTCTATAAAATAAATAATATGAAAAAAACAAAAATATTTATACCCTTGGCTACAATAATTTCTGGATTAAGCATTATTTCTGCGATGAGTTGCCAAAACACTAAAAAAGAGCCTGATAAGGTTGGGAATAGTTTGCAAAATAGCGACGACCAAAACAATCCTAATCAAAAATTTGGTTCAGGTAAAAAACAAGATCCAACTAGTCAAGAAATTGAAAAATTTAAAAAAGAAATAGTAATAAGAAATAACTTTTTTAATGAAATCAGAACTCTAAAAAGTGAACTTGTTAATGAAAATGCAAAATATAAATATGAAATTATATTTGACCAAATTGATTCATTTTTAGAGCAAAATAGTACGTTTACTCAATCTCAATATAAAGAATTGATTGAGTCAAACACCAAGTTAAAAAACGATTTAGAAAATATTAAAAAAGAAGCATCAAAACTTAAAAAAGCTGAAGATGTAAAACCTTTATATTACAAATCAGAAACTAGCGTAGATTCTAATAATTCAAAAGGTAAAAATCAAACAAATGAGCCTGATTATCCAGAATTAGATGCAATAAAAAATAGTTTAAAAAATAATAAACAAAATTCTAAAAATGAAAATAATACTGTATTAAATCTACAAGTTGAAAATTTTTTAAATATTGTTGGCCCTAAAAATTTAAATGTTTATAAAGATGATAGTTACTCAGCAAAACAAATGAATGAAATTGCCCAATTCGTATTAAATTTAATTGAAAAAGAAAAAACAAGTTCAACAATTAATAAGATAAAGCGAATATATGATTGAATAACTTCGACCATAAAATATGCAACCGGGAATCAAAAACAATATATAAATCCATATGATGTATTTATACATAAGGTTGCGGTTTGTGGTGGGATTAGCTCATTATATAAAGCAATGTTAGATGTTATTGGTGTTAAAAGTGTTATGGTTACAGGATGATCATCTGCGGGTGCTCATCAATGAGTTATGTTTTATAATGAAGAAAAATCTGAGTGGGTACACTCAGATGCAACTTGAGGAATCGTTAATAGTAATTACTTTATGAAATCAAGCTCAGAAATATCAAATGATCATCGAGCTGATGAAGTA
The genomic region above belongs to Mycoplasmopsis bovigenitalium and contains:
- the rplJ gene encoding 50S ribosomal protein L10, whose translation is MQFKESKFKLAKKELSKEIASKLSKAKALVVAEYRGLTVQDLTQLRVEAKKVGIELVVFKNRIVKYALEGTGYEALADHLVGPNIFAFSNEDELAAAKVLHKFAKTNKLLVLKAGIFEGKVIDAKGVAEVATLPNYEEALGILARSLIAPLQQLSLSLKLYSEKESE
- the rpsI gene encoding 30S ribosomal protein S9; this encodes MATKNVIEYRGLGRRKSSTARVILRPGKGKFVINRRDAREYLASDLFIQDAEQPLVLTDTKGTFDITVNVRGGGLSGQAGAIRLGISRALLLASDSYRAKLKPAGMLTRDARVKERKKPGLRKARRSRQFSKR
- a CDS encoding Y-family DNA polymerase, which gives rise to MSKIIFHIDFDSYFASAHRVLNPQYDGKPIAISNKKLKRSIASSISYELKNKGAKTGWPIYKILEVEPNTIFIEPNFDLYINLSNKIFDFLAENYSKNIEVYSIDECWMDVSDICNEDNAVLLAKKMQLEIKNKFRIPISIGISHNKFMAKMTTGLAKPFGIMYTKFNDIPTKIWPLDISEYFGIGKSTARKLKDIGITTIGKLASSNKFDHDLFNIWRSQTIFFINQSRGISSDNLNYEHNDLKSISNELTFMSIDLDERDQIYKIIYNLCQKVALRAYNRNALGYVITVSVRSTNRVWTRKQITLDYPTNDLNFIYEKARILFNQLFNEEYIRGVGVKLSRLVNEFDVSKKISLFEDENIDNSNKLKNIIKDINSKMNKKVIKTGDEFVRNKTKENIQNRYLSEDMKKG
- a CDS encoding aminotransferase class V-fold PLP-dependent enzyme, producing the protein MKHLRNQFPMAKKIVYLDSAALVLKPNDAIKAVNNFYKNYSVSVRTSNSPLGIKNDLLIKNLRQKVSKLLLTNLEETSIIFTSGTTASLNNFAQMYSNSIEKGDEILLSAHNHSSNFIPWIEVAKLKNATIKVSQNIIEDINKNTKIIALSQITNNFHIDFDLNEIYAKAQKYNAIVVNDAAQAIVNEQVSMQNADVVAFSANKFYGPTGVGVLAVKNNLLKKLSPNIYGGGSVLGIAKDCNWIQNNSIEGFEPGTANFAGLHMFDAALTFFNQNIGYEKTNKIIRDLSNYTHKILKKVKNIEVYSKPGDHIVLFNIKQHDSHDVAHYLGTQNIYVRSGVFCAHYLKNIYNENSYVRVSLGIYNNKKDIKRLVEALNNGGDFIVI
- a CDS encoding iron-sulfur cluster assembly scaffold protein; amino-acid sequence: MSYNQNQRREIIMSHYVNPINKKELNGEYFEKHGQACADYLKFNFSIKDDKVVDLFFEGKGCAFMIASTDIFIELVNGRKISEIIEIINVYENFLSNGGDDKIEEKLGKLSIFKNVLDHPNRFYCATMMSSVLKEKIVNE
- the rplM gene encoding 50S ribosomal protein L13, with translation MRQTTIVNRENANKKWYVVDAEGQVLGRLAATVASILRGKNKPTFTPNADMGDYVIVINAEKVVLTANKEEDKIYYHHSGYPGGLKSITAGKLRVKKPTALVQKAVAGMLPHTKLGNKQIKNLFVYAGPEHKHAAQQPESLEVK
- the rplL gene encoding 50S ribosomal protein L7/L12, producing the protein MAKLEKDTFISALKEMSIKEVMELVEAMKEEFGIDPSAVAVAAAPAAAEASEEKSTVNVVITADNGKKLAIVKVVKETLGLALMDANKLVSALPATVKENVSKNEAEELKAKLTEAGATVEFK
- a CDS encoding DHH family phosphoesterase — encoded protein: MKQKFTQFWQYILENEYITLLTHKNPDGDTIGSSIALREIILLNSKKTKQVEISGGDCPRNLEFLFPNKLDLVDKDFFDKSLKIVVDTCNKKRVFDQRVEPIHSLKFDHHPEEDQFMFGIGGDYWPATGQLLAEMVIELNLKVNQLALQAMTIAILTDTNNFTERNISSKTFDVMSWIMTKGVDYKKAINSIKLNNEEKQIIHNTISTIKTEGIVSYIISEKIISNDIVRPLVNQFLNISNSEVNLAVLKDKRGLYRCSIRSTSSFDVNEIAKIFGGGGHHNSSGFILNSIEEVKNVLEIINAKK
- a CDS encoding nicotinate-nucleotide adenylyltransferase, which gives rise to MRIALFGGSFNPIHNGHIKIAQFAYNELKLDKLIFIPAATNPFKKKQKNESSEHRINMIKLAISSCGENFEVSEFETKKGGISYTYETIRYFKNKHPKDELFFILGSDCLPTLHKWEFIEEMTQSAQFVAFKRSTKIDKNNVKKFKILTLKNPIYEESSTSVRRGNLSYTNENVNKYIGENKLYAKEIIHSILSALRAKHSVAAAEFAGKLAKVHGLSYNQGYYAGLFHDICKEVPEENAREFISSFGLNGFDKQIYPRHKLHQVCGSLWVEHIYRINDLDIIQAIKVHTTLDLNLTVLDKILFIADKICDGRAFKGVQKLRKLCLEDLELGFKEVVKTNYEYNLDKGVVFDENQLEIYKKWMN
- a CDS encoding cupin domain-containing protein — translated: MKSNINIECNFIELLQTLNINNGEEYTHKIIDSGKNRVEIIYSKNASTNWLEENNIELAFLIKGEAKILDSNNKIYNLKQGDCLRINSNQRHKVLNTSTDSIWIAIHLEENND
- a CDS encoding pseudouridine synthase, with the protein product MVNERIQKLIAQSGKYSRREAEKLIENGKVRVNGKVAQLGDKATINDAIYVNNKKIDLVNNKLVYYVLNKPKKTITSLKDQFNRQTVVDLVPNDYRVVPVGRLDYNTTGTLILTNDLEIVNKLTHPKYEIPRTYRARIDEPLTLKQFNQLNSGIVVNGKISNQIVDQIENKSYLVTLNVGSYHHVKKLFEALGRKVINLKRVSYANINVETMPEGTYRDLTFKELKDLKNIIRLQEEKLSKK
- a CDS encoding transglutaminase domain-containing protein, with protein sequence MKKTKIFIPLATIISGLSIISAMSCQNTKKEPDKVGNSLQNSDDQNNPNQKFGSGKKQDPTSQEIEKFKKEIVIRNNFFNEIRTLKSELVNENAKYKYEIIFDQIDSFLEQNSTFTQSQYKELIESNTKLKNDLENIKKEASKLKKAEDVKPLYYKSETSVDSNNSKGKNQTNEPDYPELDAIKNSLKNNKQNSKNENNTVLNLQVENFLNIVGPKNLNVYKDDSYSAKQMNEIAQFVLNLIEKEKTSSTINKIKRIYDWITSTIKYATGNQKQYINPYDVFIHKVAVCGGISSLYKAMLDVIGVKSVMVTGWSSAGAHQWVMFYNEEKSEWVHSDATWGIVNSNYFMKSSSEISNDHRADEVLQTTFKEGQILYKYWHGLSVLGLSDNNQSKLEIPANVKNMPVKSISINVYSNKNMTHLHIGKNIEKIDFEIAPKFLQTYTVSDENKHFTAKDGILYTKDYSKLISTPMSNPVKSLILPKELSNIVDGKNSFSAPMLEKIIVEPGNYWFASYKGVLYNNDFSKLITVQGGKSKVIVHHNVKFNGNEFSSKPNLREVVLEEGITELVDFTFNGLSGLKTVYIPKSIEKIAEYAFNNLSQKITLVVPYENKLVKEYALKKNFNYVVQKNMGV